ACCCCCTTTGCACTCGTGCCGGGCGATGCCGTCCATGTGCCCGTCAAGGCGCCGCATTTCGTCGAAAACGGACCGGCGGTCTCCATCAGCCTGTCGGTCACCTGGCGATCGGACCGCAGCGTCGCGGAAGGCGAACTCCACAGTTTCAACGCCTTGCTGCGCAAACGCGGCCTGCCGACCGGCCCGGTAAGCGAACGCCCCGAAGAACAGGGCGTCCGTCGTTTCGTCTACAGGGTCATGCGGAAGCTGGGCGCTTAAGCAGCGCGCGCAACAGAGCCTCCGCCTCAAGCCGGGGACTGAAGCGTTCGATATGCCACCATTCCAGCGCCTCCTCGCGCGTGGCGAGGCTCTGCTTGTAACGATCCTTCCCCGCGAGAAGGGAATAGAGGGCCAGGCCCCGATCGGCATAATGGCCCACCGCCGCCGCGTGACAGAGCAGACCCGGCTTGTCCTTGGTGGTACGCGGTGCGGCAAAGGCCGACTGATAGTTCATCGCCTGCCCGTCCTGCACGAAATTGACGAGGAGGCCCACCACCCCGCCCCCATCCGTAAACCGCAGCAGTTCAACCGCGCCCGAAGCCATGCCCCGTGCCGCTATGGTGCTTACGAACCGGCGAAACCCATCGTCATCCCAGGCATTGTCCGCATGGCGCCCCGCGTTGAGCGCCGCCATCGCGTCGAGCCAGGGGGCGATATCATCCAGCCCCCCGACTGTTATGTCGGGCAGCGGACCGCCATGATCCTTCATCGCGCGCCGAATCTGGCTGCGGGTATTGGCACTGAGTAGCGAGAGATAATCGCCCTGCGCATCGCGCACGGCGGCCAGATCGACCTGATAGACGGGCGCGGCATCGACACGCTGCTTGCGACGGGCCGGCAGACCGAGCAGCGGCGAGCCGGGTACCACGCCACTGATCCGCAGCACCCGCCAATCCCGGCGGCGCTGCAGAGCGTCCAACGCGGCGGCAGCCGCCGCCCCTTCCTGGCCGCGCCTTGCCAGCAGGCCGTTATATTCGACATAGGGTCGATCTGCGCCCGGATCGCCCGACTGGTTGAGGCTGAGCGTGGCGACCGCCCCCAAAAGACGCGGGCGCAGCCTGTGGCCGACCAGCGCCAGCGCCACATCCTGCCCCGCATCATCGGTTATCGCCAGCAATTCCGGGTGCACACCATAGCTGTCGAGCCAGGCCCCGACCCATGTCCAGCGCAGGAAGAAGGATGCGTCCGAACGCCCCTCCAGCGCCTGCCAGCGAGCAGCCAGGGCCGCCCTGTCGGGCAGCCGGTGAAATTGCGCAGAGAGCCCCATTGCCAATCCTTGTGGCAGAGCGCCGCCTGGGGTCAAGCGGTTGCCGCGTCAGGCATGCAGACGCCGGGCCGGATCGACGGTGCCATCGGCGCGCACGCCGGCGCGCGCCAGATCACGGCCCATGCGCCCGGTCAGGAAGCGGTACCACATCACGAAATCAGCCCGCAGCGACCAGAATGGATAGCGGAAGGTGGCTGGCCGATTATGCTCGATCAGCATATGGCCGAGCCAGGCGAAGCCATAGCCCGCCACCGGCACGGCCGCCGCCAACCACCAGTGCCCGGAAAAAGGGGCAACAACGGCCAGCAGGACGACCA
The sequence above is drawn from the Sphingobium sp. AP49 genome and encodes:
- a CDS encoding GNAT family N-acetyltransferase; the protein is MGLSAQFHRLPDRAALAARWQALEGRSDASFFLRWTWVGAWLDSYGVHPELLAITDDAGQDVALALVGHRLRPRLLGAVATLSLNQSGDPGADRPYVEYNGLLARRGQEGAAAAAALDALQRRRDWRVLRISGVVPGSPLLGLPARRKQRVDAAPVYQVDLAAVRDAQGDYLSLLSANTRSQIRRAMKDHGGPLPDITVGGLDDIAPWLDAMAALNAGRHADNAWDDDGFRRFVSTIAARGMASGAVELLRFTDGGGVVGLLVNFVQDGQAMNYQSAFAAPRTTKDKPGLLCHAAAVGHYADRGLALYSLLAGKDRYKQSLATREEALEWWHIERFSPRLEAEALLRALLKRPASA
- a CDS encoding DUF962 domain-containing protein encodes the protein MAPFTRFREFWPYYLQEHARAGTRAMHYAGTSMVVLLAVVAPFSGHWWLAAAVPVAGYGFAWLGHMLIEHNRPATFRYPFWSLRADFVMWYRFLTGRMGRDLARAGVRADGTVDPARRLHA